From Paraburkholderia sabiae, a single genomic window includes:
- a CDS encoding LacI family DNA-binding transcriptional regulator has translation MAHPFLIKEIALQAGLGTATVDRVLNGRTHVREHTRRRVQQAIKELEKQQLTMATSGRKLVVDVIVEAPRRFADEIRDALEDTVPSLHPAIFRPRFLMQETMTTAQVVDALHAIARRGCHGVFLKAQNVPAITQAIAELEQREIPVVTMFTDIPASRRIAYAGLDNRVGGATAAYLIGHWLGKRASNVLVTRSNERFRGEEEREASFRATLRERYAHLTPIDASGGQGLDAETEERVRKAVGAGQKIAAVYSMGGGNAAILRALKALNQHPKCFIGHDLDRENVQLLREHAITAILHHDLRQDMRCACQHVMSFHKLLPVAAVSASSSVMVVTPENIPHEVIARFSERG, from the coding sequence ATGGCGCATCCATTTCTGATCAAGGAAATCGCGTTGCAGGCGGGGCTCGGCACGGCGACCGTCGATCGCGTGCTGAACGGCCGCACGCACGTCCGCGAACACACGCGGCGGCGCGTGCAACAGGCGATAAAAGAACTGGAAAAGCAGCAGCTGACGATGGCAACGAGCGGGCGCAAGCTCGTCGTCGATGTGATCGTCGAAGCGCCGCGCCGTTTCGCCGACGAGATCCGCGACGCGCTCGAAGACACCGTGCCGAGCCTGCATCCCGCGATTTTCCGTCCGCGCTTTCTGATGCAGGAAACGATGACGACGGCGCAAGTCGTCGATGCGCTGCACGCGATCGCGCGGCGCGGCTGTCACGGCGTCTTTCTGAAGGCGCAGAACGTGCCCGCGATCACGCAGGCTATCGCCGAGCTCGAGCAGCGCGAGATTCCCGTCGTGACGATGTTCACCGATATTCCTGCTTCAAGGCGCATCGCGTATGCGGGGCTCGACAACCGCGTTGGCGGCGCGACGGCGGCTTATCTGATCGGCCATTGGCTCGGCAAGCGCGCGAGCAACGTACTGGTGACGCGCAGCAACGAGCGCTTTCGTGGCGAAGAGGAACGCGAGGCGAGCTTTCGCGCGACGCTGCGCGAGCGCTATGCGCATCTGACGCCGATCGATGCGAGCGGCGGGCAGGGACTCGATGCGGAAACGGAAGAGCGTGTGCGCAAGGCCGTCGGCGCGGGGCAGAAGATCGCCGCCGTGTATTCGATGGGCGGCGGCAACGCGGCCATTTTGCGCGCGCTGAAGGCGCTGAACCAGCATCCGAAGTGCTTTATCGGACACGATCTGGATCGCGAAAACGTGCAGTTGCTACGCGAGCACGCGATCACCGCGATTCTGCATCACGATCTGCGTCAGGACATGCGGTGTGCGTGCCAGCATGTGATGAGCTTTCACAAGCTGCTGCCGGTGGCGGCAGTGAGCGCGTCATCGTCGGTGATGGTGGTGACGCCGGAAAATATTCCGCACGAGGTGATTGCGCGGTTTTCTGAGCGTGGCT